A window of Babesia microti strain RI chromosome III, complete genome contains these coding sequences:
- a CDS encoding AP endonuclease 1 (overlaps_old_locusTagID:BBM_III03115), whose protein sequence is MEKKKRQLSLNFTSMASKKGKIETELSEWAKLEPLTSKIDYDGDFNYIKTIADKTNLYIGAHISASGGIEKSPVNAYLIAGQSFAMFLKNQRRWDCPDLTEGNIKAYNSICNKYGYRQEYVLPHGSFLINMANPTVEKRNRAFSNFMDDLKRCEQLGIKLYNFHPGSTCGLCENSVGIKNIANCINDAISQTKFVKIVLENSAGQKNVIGSKFEDLANIISQVNNKDRVGVCLDTCHLFAAGYDIRTKDGFESVMKRFDKIVGLKYLSGIHLNDCKSDLSSGLDRHENLGRGKLTKETFQFIANAPYFRNMPIILETPDIRGDETIYKQEIKLMYSLVEI, encoded by the exons ATGGAAAAGAAGAAGAGGCAGCTATCTTTGAATTTTACCTCAATGGCATCGAAAAAGGGAAAGATTGAGACTGAATTGTCAGAATGGGCAAAATTAGAACCTTTGA CCTCCAAAATCGACTACGATGGGgatttcaattatataaaaactATAGCTGACAAAACAAACTTGTATATTGGCGCCCACATTTCTGCCAGTGGAGGGATTGAAAAGAGCCCTGTAAATGCATACTTAATTGCAg GTCAATCATTTGCTATGTTTCTTAAAAATCAGAGGAGGTGGGATTGCCCTGATTTG ACAGAAGGAAATATTAAGGCATACAATTCTATATGTAACAAATATGGCTACAGGCAAGAATATGTGTTACCACACGGTTCATTTCTTATTAATATGGCGAATCCAA CAGTTGAGAAGAGAAACAGAGCCTTTAGTAATTTCATGGATGACCTAAAAAGATGTGAACAACTTGGGATTAAgttgtataattttcacCCTGGTTCAACATGTGGTTTGTGTGAGAATTCAGTTGGCATCAAAAACATtgcaaattgtataaatgatGCAATTTCCCAGactaaatttgttaaaattgtgtTGGAAAATTCTGCTGGCCAAAAGAATGTAATAGGGTCTAAATTTGAAGATCTAGCAAATATTATCTCTCAAGTTAACAATAAGGATAGG GTTGGCGTCTGTTTAGATACCTGCCATCTATTTGCTGCAGGTTATGACATTAGGACTAAGGATGGTTTCGAAAGTGTAATGAAAAGATTTGACAA AATTGTTGggttgaaatatttatcagGAATCCACTTGAACGACTGTAAGTCCGACCTCTCCAGTGGGTTGGATCGCCATGAAAATTTGGGCAGAGGGAAACTAACCAAGGAAACCTTCCAATTCATTGCCAATGCGCCTTATTTTCGTAATATGCCCATAATACTGGAAACCCCAGATATCAGGGGAGATGAGACCATTTACAAGCAGGAAATCAAGCTCATGTACAGTCTAGTAGAGATTTAA
- a CDS encoding DEAD/DEAH box helicase (overlaps_old_locusTagID:BBM_III03120): protein MTFLLFPPQTPKHGKVDQHDNFTQLVSTNKDTINNVTHINLSDTDNSYAVTSKNASDGFEDSLCDELVENIDEGLPKYFPEWIIEVAKKMQIHNLSEIQRRALPLIFRGFNVIASAPTGTGKTICFCWPILAELSKNPYGVFALVLMPNRELALQVSEQFALYGSPIGVSVMTVIGGTDLISESANLSFRPNIVVATPGRLAYHLRTPGRNIAEIFSETQYLVLDEADNLLAASFEEDLITIISSLLSMEKGRKTLLFSATINESIENMHKILEFGKVPVKFINVTGALDEKISHYYIFYPRCIHLVHLNYILRLPQFLNKLSETCNNDKRQLRQGIIFVATKKRCIFIEDSLKILGFTVAGLHSLLNQRDRIRQLDKFRRGTVELLIATNVASRGLDIPKVTFVMNLDICIDVKDYKHRVGRTGRAYEKGIALSFVDERDVSKVENFEKALGFKLNKFEFPEKESLKSLNKVTKASQVALVHTEMTLKQKYKVNK from the exons ATGACATTTCTTCTCTTCCCTCCCCAAACCCCTAAACATGGTAAAGTTGACCAACATGACAACTTTACTCAACTAGTTTCTACAAATAAagatacaattaataatgtaACACATATTAATCTATCTGATACAGATAATTCATACGCCGTTACATCAAAAAATGCCTCAGATGGATTTGAAGATTCGCTTTGTGATGAACTGGTTGAAAATATAGATGAAGGTTTACCCAAATATTTTCCAGAATGGATTATTGAAGTGGCTAAGAAGATgcaaatacataatttgtCGGAAATACAGAGGCGTGCTTTGCCCTTAATATTTCGCGGGTTTAATGTTATAGCGTCTGCCCCTACAGGCACGGgaaaaacaatttgtttttgttGGCCGATCTTAGCTGAACTTTCCAAGAATCCTTATGGAGTTTTTGCCCTAGTGCTTATGCCTAATCGGGAATTGGCTCTACAAGTCTCTGAACAGTTTGCCTTGTATGGCAGTCCCATTGGTGTATCCGTTATGACCGTTATTGGAGGTACAGATTTGATTAGTGAATCTGCCAATTTGAGCTTCCGTCCAAATATCGTCGTGGCCACCCCCGGTCGATTGGCTTATCATCTAAGGACCCCGGGCAGAAACATTGCTGAAATATTTAGTGAAACTCAATACTTAGTTTTGGATGAAGCAGATAATCTACTGGCAGCTTCATTTGAGGAAGATTTGATTACAATAATATCTTCACTGCTATCAATGGAGAAGGGTCGGAAGACCTTGTTATTTTCTGCGACTATTAACGAATCAATCGAGAATATGcacaaaatattagaaTTTGGCAAGGTTCCagtcaaatttattaat GTAACAGGAGCTTTGGATGAAAAAATATCTCATTACTACATCTTCTACCCTCGATGCATTCATTTGGTACATCTTAATTACATCCTTAGGTTACCACAATTTctcaacaaattatcagaAACTtgtaataatgataaaaggCAATTACGCCAGGGTATAATCTTTGTAGCTACTAAAAAACGCTGTATTTTCATAGAAGATTCCCTCAAGATTCTCGGATTTACTGTGGCTGGTTTGCATAGTTTGTTGAATCAAAGGGACAGAATTAGACAACTTGACAAATTTAGAAGAGGAACTGTTGAACTTCTAATAGCGACAAATGTTGCTTCAAGAGGTCTTGACATACCTAAAGTGACATTTGTAATGAACTTGGACATTTGTATTGATGTAAAAGATTACAAACATAGAGTGGGTAGGACTGGGCGAGCATATGAAAAGGGAATCGCCTTGAGCTTTGTAGACGAACGTGATGTATCAAAGGTAGAGAATTTTGAAAAGGCTTTGGgttttaaattaaataaattcgAATTCCCCGAAAAGGAGTCCCTTAAATCGTTAAACAAAGTCACTAAAGCGTCACAAGTAGCTTTGGTGCACACTGAGATGACTTTGAAGCAGAAATATAAAGTAAACAAGTGA
- a CDS encoding EIF6, translation initiation factor 6 (overlaps_old_locusTagID:BBM_III03125): MALRAQYENSNEVGVFANLTNSYALLAIGVAANFSNVFQMELENHIPIVHTTIGGTSLVGRVTVGNKNGLLVSSICTDQELLHLRNSLPDSIEIRRVEERLSALGNCISTNDYTALIHTDLDKETEEIVQDILGVEAFRATIADQVLVGSYCKFQNRGGMVHVKTTTDEMDELSQMLQIPLTAGTVNRGSDVLGSGMVVNDWVAFCGMDTTATEIAAIEHIFKLNETPWSNNIKKFDDNVYKSAVVDTLI; encoded by the exons ATGGCCCTAA GAGCTCAGTATGAGAATAGCAATGAGGTTGGCGTTTTTGCCAACCTAACCAATAGCTATGCCCTCCTCGCTATTGGGGTCGCAGCCAATTTCTCCAATGTTTTCCAAATGGAACTAGAGAATCACATTCCAATTGTACACACGACAATCGGCGGAACTTCTCTTGTAGGTCGTGTTACTGTAG GCAATAAGAATGGGCTACTGGTGTCTAGCATCTGCACTGATCAAGAATTGCTACACTTGAGGAATTCTCTTCCTGATTCCATTGAAATTAGAAGAGTTGAGGAGAGGTTATCAGCACTGGGCAATTGTATATCTACTAATGACTATACTGCCCTAATTCACACTGATTTGGACAAAGAAACAGAGGAGATTGTACAAGATATACTGGGAGTTGAAGCATTTCGAGCTACAATTGCAGATCAAGTACTGGTGGGAAGCTATtgcaaatttcaaaatcgAGGGGGGATG GTACACGTTAAAACGACAACTGATGAGATGGATGAGTTATCGCAGATGCTGCAAATACCCCTCACTGCGGGAACAGTTAATAGGGGATCAGATGTTCTTGGTTCGG gaaTGGTTGTAAACGATTGGGTCGCCTTTTGTGGAATGGATACGACAGCCACAGAAATTGCTGCAATAGAACATATATTCAAGCTTAACGAAACACCTTGGTCAAACAACATAAAGAAATTTGACGATAATGTGTATAAATCGGCGGTAGTAGATACATTGATTTGA
- a CDS encoding conserved Plasmodium protein, unknown function (overlaps_old_locusTagID:BBM_III03130) — protein sequence MPIINKSVKFTLLQIFTLTLFTNTSFTYTNTIKYRNIAKNPVFRTYTKSPLFDQFYGDTANDQNGDFIADSNETNQINSSASGSLEWRNIVMNELSNCRDKGTGIPVLSEESKRLLEDKIVQLRREANSDPGKHVYQPGRLWIIRPVKGPYCELMKKDAERINELVRNTRKYFSEDKLEILDIKLDLDMPLCEIIFEGFINEIFRPFYARGSILQDEIVERFRVECPVIEKDIRLDAKYGGRYAPGLLPKWDTQGMLEEIVEAMDRPPDWAAKFYPVNFKRLLHFCRQFDVERIQFIHDTFNWPTRQRVQRAFEEGIEDYRFVIQEEYERMQSENRNAETIPEWMPPMKNPPS from the exons ATGCCCATAATCAACAAATCTGTCAAATTTACCCTTTTACAGATTTTTACATTAACTCTTTTCACTAATACATCTTTTACATATACTAACACAataaaatatcgcaatatcgcaaaaaaCCCTGTTTTTAGAACATATACTAAATCTCCTTTATTTGACCAGTTTTACGGTGACACTGCAAATGATCAAAATGGCGATTTTATCGCAGATTCTAACGAAACTAACCAAat CAACTCTTCGGCATCTGGATCACTGGAATGGCGGAATATAGTGATGAATGAATTAAGCAATTGTAGAGATAAAGGCACTGGTATACCAGTTCTGTCGGAGGAATCTAAAAGGTTGCTTGAAGATAAAATTGTGCAGCTGAGAAGAGAGGCCAACAGTGATCCTGGAAAGCACGTCTACCAGCCTGGTAGGCTTTGGATTATAAGACCAGTTAAGG GCCCCTACTGTGAGCTTATGAAAAAAGATGCTGAACGGATCAACGAACTCGTTAGAAATACCAGAAAGTATTTCTCTGAagataaattggaaatattgGACATAAAATTGGACCTTGATATGCCATTATGTGAGATTATTTTTGAAGGatttattaatgaaatattcCGGCCATTCTATGCTAGAGGTTCAATTTTACAGGATGAAATTGTAGAGAGATTCCGTGTTGAATGTCCTGTGATTGAAAAAGATATACGACTAGATGCAAAATATGGAGGTAGATATGCACCTGGATTGCTACCAAAATGGGATACCCAGGGAATGTTAGAGGAGATCGTTGAAGCTATGGATAGACCTCCAGATTGGGCGGCG AAATTCTATCCTGTGAACTTCAAAAGGTTACTACATTTTTGCAGACAATTTGACGTAGAAAGGATCCAATTTATCCATGATACTTTCAATTGGCCAACTAGGCAAAGAGTTCAACGTGCCTTTGAGGAGGGTATCGAGGATTACAGATTTGTCATACAAGAGGAGTATGAACGGATGCAATCTGAGAATAGGAATGCTGAAACTATTCCAGAGTGGATGCCTCCGATGAAAAATCCTCCTTCATAG
- a CDS encoding conserved Plasmodium protein, unknown function (overlaps_old_locusTagID:BBM_III03135), whose amino-acid sequence MANAYQLIGDCITSLSELSKENVALKVDDVTLHFNEINHGIGTLFIAENRLVWLPIDSNEIQEKQGFSFQYPSIVLHAISTDKNHFSDPCIYMQLFSGDDDQIPTVRFVPSASSDKSLDDIFKSLSEMASLHSDPISDSEDDDQVECNGDLISDAS is encoded by the exons ATGGCCAATGCCTATCAGCTTATTGGTGACTGCATAACTTCGCTTAGCGAGTTGAGCAAAGAAAATGTAGCCTTGAAGGTTGATGATGTGACGCTCCACTTCAATGAGATAAATCATG GCATCGGCACCCTCTTTATTGCAGAGAATAGACTAGTGTGGTTACCTATAGATAGTAATGAGATACAAGAAAAACAAGGGTTCTCCTTCCAGTATCCTTCCATAGTCCTGCATGCTATATCCACAGACAAAA ATCACTTCAGCGACCCCTGCATCTATATGCAATTGTTCAGTGGAGATGACGACCAAATTCCCACCGTAAGATTTGTGCCCAGCGCTAGCTCTGATAAATCTTTGGATGACATTTTCAAATCTCTTTCAGAAATGGCATCATTACACTCGGATCCCATTAGTGACTCAGAGGACGATGATCAAGTTGAATGTAATGGTGATTTAATTAGTGATGCAAGCTGA
- a CDS encoding hypothetical protein (overlaps_old_locusTagID:BBM_III03140), translated as MGTYLGFTVRNKYIAYCAIRNTSISKIGILQLNSANIHGDIATTCQLLRVKLLDSTVLTAIESKLNRANQLDKAIERCRIATILECQVNQTFNTKTQQIDPVQVRKSVSNAYKIKIISREDLHNFVAKNIPSFPILDKPEFNQGLSDAWAISYYLSSQQRKQQMMNDPKTIERLGNRLENDRIIATIRRSIGLETDEQVITNLNQIIESRRQKLFDKWLS; from the exons ATGGGTACATATTTGGGCTTTACTGTTAGGAACAAATATATAGCCTATTGTGCCATTAGAAACACTAGTATCAGCAAGATAGGAATTTTGCAGCTAAATAGCGCAAATATTCACGGTGATATTGCCACAACCTGTCAATTGTTAAGGGTTAAGTTGCTAGATTCCACAGTTTTAACGGCCATTGAATCCAAACTTAATAGGGCTAATCAGTTGGATAAAGCAATTGAAAGATGTAGAATTGCTACCATCCTAGAATGCCAAGTCAATCAAACCTTCAATACCAAAACCCAACAAATAGACCCTGTTCAAGTTAGAAAATCTGTCTCTAATGCctacaaaattaaaatcatCTCCAGGGAAGATCTGCATAATTTTGTTGCTAAAAAT ATACCAAGCTTTCCCATACTAGATAAACCCGAATTTAACCAGGGATTGAGCGATGCCTGGGCCATATCATACTATTTAAGTTCGCAACAACGCAAACAACAAATGATGAATGACCCTAAAACAATTGAACGTCTGGGAAACCGATTAGAAAATGACCGAATAATAGCCACCATCAGAAGATCGATTGGATTGGAAACAGACGAACAGGTTATAACAAATCTCAATCAAATTATCGAATCAAGACGCCAAAAACTCTTTGATAAGTGGCTTTCATGA
- a CDS encoding U3 small nucleolar RNA-associated protein 4 (overlaps_old_locusTagID:BBM_III03145), whose translation MKRITLCRIYENSPEAVEAVSFSPCARFIAVARHLGSIQLLDASSFYVYATLPNIFIHGSANSIIWLSKTPSDSAYVDQVQRKLSQYHLVATGLHGLITYWDLESLMPLHTSQSYGGAIFSSAYSASQLRLYLACDDSTLRVFSLYKAQPQAKTPQPELVLVDVIKHAKGKILSVTLYDDVIFCGTCESTIYKHSGNSTVTMKLGRRGKSIQVWSLVYVTGDKILISGDSLGIIRFWDTSQCIEVRALEQHSADILCMAITLDQKTLYVGGVDMKLTTLAKDLAGDNWTVVSVRYPHKASIKALDVDPKFGRVVTGGEDCNLCLLKGLRDLSGLPHQIAKFLPLPSPTESSIDISINDSIVLCKGRTAVHVWALYDSEQMDGKPVKLATISLDKSEGDLTVASVAKIGTVTTEINTHVCVGNNMGIKLFKVTKEAIKKIDVSVTGTYCYCVKFTSEDHLLCSTIDKDTKRCHLINYSIKNGMINRHPMEQPVVRIEILSSVLVSLFCLSGSVIILDWEKWQVVELPDMNPPEIITTVCLFPSGNECYESSKIIAIGSDCTYYIFNLVTCLIETFNGKTFHKIPPGLLKVDDSLINFSVGTEKTLILQTCTSLMSFTPYSVGVSRGNDTIQRKSIANVIEESKKLRLGPPLLYEPRFKIISLEMASHIEDHREGNGVAADGTGGDVANCSALDMEYNSLCGWKTVRIEHLIQLVRRQEDFLAFQISSLDVDLQDRGCKYGMS comes from the exons ATGAAACGGATCACTTTGTGCCGAATCTATGAAAATTCGCCTGAGGCTGTGGAGGCTGTTAGCTTTTCGCCCTGTGCGAGATTTATCGCAGTTGCCAGACATTTGGGGTCCATCCAACTCCTGGATGCCAGTAGTTTTTACGTATATGCCACACTACCTAATATTTTCATACATGGGTCGGCTAACTCCATAATTTGGCTCAGCAAGACGCCATCTGACTCTGCATATGTCGACCAAGTCCAGAGAAAATTGTCTCAATATCACCTAGTGGCCACGGGCCTACATGGGCTTATCACCTATTGGGACCTGGAATCTCTTATGCCATTA CATACATCGCAATCCTACGGAGGTGCTATTTTTTCCTCCGCCTACAGTGCCAGCCAGCTTCGGCTCTACCTTGCTTGCGATGATTCTACGCTTAGGGTTTTTTCCCTATACAAAGCTCAACCACAGGCAAAAACTCCACAACCGGAACTGGTACTGGTAGATGTCATAAAGCATGCCAAGGGTAAGATACTTTCAGTTACCCTTTATGACGATGTTATTTTTTGCGGGACTTGCgaatcaacaatttataagCATTCAGGAAATAGTACGGTCACAATGAAATTGGGTAGGAGAGGCAAAAGCATACAAGTCTGGTCATTGGTTTATGTTACCGGCGATAAGATCTTAATCAGTGGAGATTCCCTCGGAATTATTAGGTTTTGGGACACCTCGCAGTGCATAGAAGTTAGGGCCCTTGAACAGCATTCGGCCGACATTCTCTGTATGGCAATAACACTAGACCAAAAAACCCTTTATGTTGGGGGTGTGGATATGAAACTTACTACTCTAGCCAAGGACTTAGCTGGGGACAATTGGACGGTTGTAAGTGTTAGGTATCCGCATAAGGCTAGCATTAAGGCATTGGACGTTGATCCAAAGTTTGGTAGAGTGGTTACAGGGGGAGAAGACTGTAATTTATGTCTTCTCAAGGGATTGAGGGATCTTTCAGGACTGCCACATCAAATCGCTAAGTTTTTGCCCCTACCATCGCCCACGGAATCCTCTATTGACATATCTATTAATGATTCTATCGTTTTGTGTAAGGGCAGGACTGCAGTACATGTTTGGGCATTGTATGATTCTGAACAAATGGATGGTAAACCTGTAAAATTGGCCACTATTAGTCTAGACAAATCGGAGGGGGATCTCACAGTGGCTTCTGTAGCTAAAATCGGCACTGTAACTACTGAGATAAATACACACGTTTGTGTGGGGAATAATATGGGcatcaaattgttcaaaGTCACTAAAGAAGCTATTAAGAAAATCGACGTTAGTGTAACCGGTACTTACTGttattgtgtaaaattCACAAGCGAAGACCATTTACTCTGCTCCACTATAGACAAAGACACTAAGCGGTGCCATCTGATCAACTATTCCATTAAAAATGGTATGATTAACAGACACCCTATGGAACAGCCGGTCGTAAGAATTGAAATATTAAGCTCGGTTCTTGTATCCCTCTTTTGCTTGTCTGGATCCGTTATTATATTGGACTGGGAAAAATGGCAAGTGGTTGAATTGCCAGATATGAACCCTCCAGAAATTATCACCACAGTTTGCCTCTTTCCCTCTGGAAATGAATGTTATGAATCCAGTaaaattatcgcaataGGATCGGACTGTACCTACTATATATTCAACCTGGTCACTTGCCTAATTGAGACTTTTAATGGCAAAACATTCCACAAAATTCCACCAGGGTTACTTAAAGTCGATGATTCTCTTATCAATTTCTCAGTTGGTACCGAAAAGACACTTATTTTGCAAACTTGTACGTCGCTAATGAGTTTCACGCCATATAGTGTTGGCGTCAGCCGTGGAAACGACACTATACAGCGTAAAAGTATTGCTAACGTCATCGAGGAatctaaaaaattgagGCTCGGTCCACCATTGCTATATGAGCCCAGATTTAAGATTATCTCGCTAGAGATGGCGAGCCATATAGAAGACCATCGCGAGGGCAATGGCGTAGCAGCAGATGGCACGGGCGGAGATGTCGCTAATTGTAGCGCTTTGGATATGGAGTATAACAGTTTGTGTGGATGGAAGACCGTGCGGATCGAGCATTTGATCCAACTGGTGCGAAGGCAAGAAGATTTCCTTGCCTTTCAAATTTCCAGTTTAGACGTTGATCTCCAGGATAGGGGATGTAAGTACGGGATGTCATGA
- a CDS encoding GABA(A) receptor-associated protein (autophagy-related protein 8) (overlaps_old_locusTagID:BBM_III03150): MPSCHRDLPFGMLDIRQSEATNIKKRYPNRIPVICERYPRTNLPILDKKKYLVPCNMMVGEFKYIIHKHLCMASAMHGSKTSFDKTVYLFAGGQVPKAGAIMQDVYEELKDPDGFLYMQYSAENILGGRGSNTTHTIAIQTIL; encoded by the exons ATGCCTTCGTGTCATCGGGATTTGCCTTTTGGTATGTTGG ACATCAGGCAATCTGAGGCCACgaatattaaaaaaaggTACCCAAATCGCATTCCCGTCATTTGTGAGCGCTATCCGCGCACAAACCTACCGATTCTGGACAAGAAAAAATACCTGGTACCCTGCAATATGATGGTTGGGGAATTTAAGTACATTATTCACAAGCATCTGTGCATGGCCAGCGCTATGCACGGATCGAAAACGTCTTTCGACAAAACAGTCTACCTATTTGCCGGAGGGCAGGTGCCTAAGGCTGGAGCTATCATGCAGGATGTTTACGAAGAACTGAAGGATCCTGACGGGTTTTTGTACATGCAATATTCGGCAGAGAATATCCTAGGCGGCAGGGGTTCCAATACGACCCATACTATAGCAATACAAACTATACTATAG
- a CDS encoding tRNA-specific 2-thiouridylase (overlaps_old_locusTagID:BBM_III03155) — translation MGTGHRTICGCFVPANGHVRVAATNKGTNEELNVGNHDAHIQQTAFARELNARLVERLSKKFSSSSEHLTEVTRVASEIFPNPPKDEHFHLFNLSQFSPEFADQFGAKPYAKLQDCITPIYLAAIRYWHEGVERLAIDGTSNSLVGKTYLALMLSALHGNPLDELASIFESKGRTFEQLSRFTDGISQRICQELFRLIGFNTNKAAGYDDSEADMDKNDKFQFKRLVPKPALRNSLYRRSYGFEVHDLYRLRSKSSSPNKVAMLISGGVDSSVALWMLKSQGYNVHAFYLKAFGSDSPGCTVAEDIRYATDCCNVLGVPLHILPVEDVYNRAVMQYMVEGYRAGNTPNPDVICNREVKFGYFLNLATSEFGFDMVASGHYARINPQYFIPPQQSNGTQSSFVRFNELETSYYVNKDQTYFLSRLSSAQLGKMICPLGVHKKKMVRALAYINGLGTQARDDSMGVCFLGRLDLRQFLKAHLGETPGQIIDYKSKQVIGQHTGLYNYTIGQRQGLGVSIDHGGEEGGWFVVSKDAASNTLYVTKEYNSRHFTGRSCIRRAFSLAHVRWNNPILLNSHGINEADYIKAEWEPPITRRDIKTMQDLTLDRNVASTEKLFLKVRNGTVLYEAELKLSPPIRKGQGVTQHGWAVLDRSDPGLATGQYAALYRGNICIGSGIIYQSF, via the exons ATGGGTACAGGCCATCGCACAAT TTGCGGGTGTTTCGTCCCAGCGAATGGCCATGTCCGGGTGGCAGCCACTAACAAAGGCACAAATGAGGAGCTCAACGTTGGAAACCACGACGCGCACATTCAGCAAACGGCTTTCGCACGAGAGCTGAACGCCAGGCTGGTGGAGCGGTTaagcaaaaaatttagCTCATCCTCAGAGCACCTCACTGAGGTCACGCGAGTGGCCAGTGAAATTTTCCCCAACCCTCCAAAAGATGAGCACTTCCACCTCTTCAACTTATCGCAATTTTCCCCTGAATTTGCCGACCAATTTGGCGCCAAACCCTATGCCAAGCTGCAGGACTGCATTACGCCCATCTACCTGGCCGCTATCAGGTATTGGCACGAAGGCGTGGAAAGGCTGGCGATTGATGGGACCTCGAATTCACTTGTAGGCAAAACATATCTGGCACTGATGCTTTCTGCATTGCATGGTAATCCGTTGGACGAACTTgcatcaatttttgaaagCAAGGGGAGGACCTTTGAGCAGCTCTCCAGGTTCACCGATGGCATATCCCAGCGGATTTGCCAAGAGCTTTTTCGTCTTATTGGCTTCAACACCAATAAAGCTGCCGGGTACGATGATTCGGAGGCAGACATGGACAAGAATGATAAGTTCCAGTTCAAGAGGCTAGTACCTAAACCCGCACTACGTAATAGCCTGTACAGGCGCTCTTACGGCTTTGAGGTACACGACCTCTACCGCTTAAGGTCGAAAAGTAGCTCGCCAAATAAGGTTGCCATGTTGATAAGCGGTGGTGTTGACTCATCAGTGGCACTGTGGATGCTCAAAAGCCAGGGTTACAACGTGCATGCCTTCTACCTTAAGGCCTTTGGCAGCGACTCTCCAGGCTGTACCGTTGCGGAGGATATACGCTACGCTACGGACTGCTGCAATGTGCTCGGTGTTCCGTTGCATATTTTACCAGTAGAAGACGTTTATAATCGCGCCGTAATGCAGTACATGGTTGAGGGATACCGCGCCGGAAACACACCTAACCCAGATGTCATCTGCAATAGGGAAGTAAAATTTGGCTATTTCCTCAACTTGGCCACCTCTGAGTTTGGTTTCGATATGGTGGCCTCTGGACACTATGCTCGCATTAATCCGCAGTATTTCATCCCCCCGCAGCAATCAAATGGGACGCAGTCGTCATTTGTAAGGTTCAACGAGTTGGAAACGTCTTATTATGTTAATAAGGACCAGACATATTTCTTGTCTAGGCTGAGCTCGGCACAACTGGGTAAGATGATTTGTCCCCTTGGCGTACATAAAAAGAAAATGGTGCGTGCATTAGCTTACATAAATGGTTTAGGCACTCAAGCCCGCGATGATTCTATGGGCGTCTGTTTCTTGGGGCGGCTAGATCTCCGCCAGTTCCTTAAGGCCCACCTGGGCGAAACCCCTGGTCAGATTATCGACTATAAGAGCAAGCAGGTTATCGGTCAGCATACCGGCCTCTACAACTACACTATTGGCCAGCGCCAAGGCCTTGGAGTGTCAATTGACCACGGAGGAGAGGAGGGTGGGTGGTTTGTTGTTTCAAAGGACGCCGCGAGCAACACTCTTTATGTTACTAAAGAATACAATTCTAGGCATTTCACGGGCAGGTCATGCATTAGACGCGCCTTTTCACTAGCCCACGTGCGTTGGAACAACCCAATTCTCCTTAATAGTCACGGGATAAACGAGGCAGATTACATTAAGGCTGAGTGGGAGCCCCCGATAACGCGAAGAGATATTAAGACTATGCAGGACCTGACGCTCGATCGCAACGTTGCCTCCACcgaaaaattatttttaaaggTTCGTAACGGCACTGTATTATACGAGGCGGAGCTCAAGCTCAGCCCCCCCATCCGCAAAGGCCAGGGCGTAACGCAGCACGGCTGGGCTGTGCTTGATCGATCTGACCCAGGACTGGCCACTGGTCAGTACGCAGCTTTATACCGCGGGAACATCTGCATTGGCTCAGGGATCATTTACCAATCCTTTTGA